One genomic window of Camelina sativa cultivar DH55 chromosome 5, Cs, whole genome shotgun sequence includes the following:
- the LOC104784872 gene encoding uncharacterized protein LOC104784872 codes for MASTFVSLPKPFFAFPVKTSSPPTANNRLLGSRRGCLRIKAISTKWEPSKVVPQAGRVLVRLEDLPMKSSGGVLLPKAAVKFERYLTGEVISVGSEVGEQVGPGKKVLFSDVSAYEVDLGTGARHCFCKESDLLALVE; via the exons ATGGCTTCTACTTTCGTCTCTCTACCAAAacctttctttgcttttccGGTCAAAACCAGTTCTCCTCCTACAGCTAACAACAGGCTTCTTG GAAGTCGAAGAGGTTGTCTTAGAATCAAAGCTATTTCCACTAAATGGGAACCGTCAAAG GTTGTTCCTCAAGCAGGCAGGGTTCTTGTTCGTCTTGAAGATCTTCCTATG AAATCTTCAGGTGGAGTTTTGTTGCCTAAAGCAGCTGTGAAGTTTGAGAGGTACCTAACAGGAGAG GTTATCTCTGTTGGTTCTGAGGTTGGAGAACAAGTTGGACCTGGAAAGAAG GTTCTGTTCTCTGACGTGAGCGCTTATGAG GTCGATTTGGGGACCGGTGCTAGGCATTGCTTCTGTAAAGAGAGTGACTTGTTGGCCCTTGTTGAGTGA
- the LOC104784873 gene encoding protein TRIGALACTOSYLDIACYLGLYCEROL 4, chloroplastic: MANLNSAIDSGFWDQNVSSPQTLEGTVRSVPGEPFPVDGARASRSHRIQQLSLLREGFPLGIIPAFAPASDKRLGSFSLNSLLLSPSSNNWWLGLVGQFKPRKLFSDIKADISNAEEWDLQVVKDTAKHFVDKSLYSIGLWTQIALGTSSSLLFSTERLGDKKGLRNKLMLVHPLEEHDLTVEAAWPDLFLDNKGRFWDVPESLNVDVSSLVPESGLRYRFGLHKSRGNPQSVSAGVAETGGDAPTSLMPGLCAKAAVSYKANRDLWRPEEKEVKTEEEEEDAPVFLPYDVRLQEPHAAISGIVGSSLAAWITGRGMLANGKKRSPISADVFGSACYTFQKGRFSKLYGDLTRVDARVDLPSGSALAKKIFHAFRRSSGSSNNSDGTLWSPRLNLIFQQQVAGPIVFKVDSQFQVGAARMEDLICSLNYSLRLLESGKIVAWYSPKRKEGMIELRVFEF, from the exons atggcgaATCTCAACTCAGCTATCGATTCTGGGTTTTGGGACCAGAACGTTTCTTCACCACAAACCCTTGAAGGCACGGTTCGCTCTGTTCCTGGTGAGCCATTCCCTGTAGATGGAGCACGAGCCAGCCGCTCTCACCGGATTCAACAGCTCTCTCTGCTTCGCGAAGGCTTTCCTCTTGGTATCATCCCTGCTTTTGCTCCTGCTTCTGACAAGAGACTtggctctttctctctcaattctCTCTTGCTCAGTCCTTCCTCTAACAACTG GTGGCTAGGATTGGTAGGGCAGTTTAAACCAAGGAAGCTCTTTTCTGATATCAAAGCAGATATTAGCAATGCAGAAGAGTGGGATCTTCAAGTTGTTAAGGATACAGCAAAACACTTTGTTGACAAATCCCTTTACTCTATTGGTTTATGGACTCAGATTGCGTTgggtacttcttcttctctcttgtttagCACTGAACGCCTTGGAGATAAAAAGGGACTCCGAAACAAGTTGATGTTGGTTCATCCG CTTGAGGAACATGATCTCACTGTGGAAGCAGCTTGGCCAGATCTGTTTTTGGATAATAAAGGACGTTTCTGGGATGTTCCTGAATCATTAAACGTTGACGTCTCATCACTTGTTCCAGAATCAGGGCTTCGTTACCGGTTTGGTCTCCATAAAAGCAGGGGTAATCCTCAGTCTGTGAGTGCTGGTGTTGCTGAGACTGGTGGTGATGCTCCTACTTCTTTGATGCCTGGTTTATGCGCCAAGGCTGCAGTTTCGTACAAGGCTAACAGAGACTTGTGGAGgccagaagaaaaagaagtcaagacagaagaagaagaagaggatgcaCCTGTGTTTCTGCCTTATGATGTACGTCTACAGGAGCCTCATGCAGCAATTTCTGGAATAGTAG GTAGCAGCTTGGCAGCTTGGATCACAGGCCGAGGCATGTTGGCAAATGGCAAGAAGCGTAGTCCGATAAGCGCAGACGTATTTGGTTCTGCTTGTTACACATTCCAAAAAGGACGGTTTAGTAAGTTGTATGGCGATCTAACACGAGTAGATGCTCGCGTAGACTTACCTTCAGGTTCTGCTCTTGCTAAAAAAATCTTCCATGCATTTCGAAGATCGTCAGGTAGTAGTAACAACTCAGATGGCACATTGTGGTCTCCCAGACTCAACCTGATCTTCCAGCAACAG GTTGCAGGTCCGATTGTTTTCAAAGTAGACTCGCAGTTTCAGGTAGGTGCTGCACGCATGGAAGATCTGATTTGCAGTTTGAATTACTCCTTGAGGCTTCTTGAGTCTGGCAAAATCGTGGCTTGGTATTCTCCAAAGAGAAAAGAAGGCATGATCGAGCTGcgagtttttgagttttga
- the LOC104784871 gene encoding probable dolichyl pyrophosphate Glc1Man9GlcNAc2 alpha-1,3-glucosyltransferase → MEHRENKDRRLLLWFFAVATAVKLLLIPSYRSTDFEVHRNWLAITHSLPLTEWYFDETSQWTLDYPPFFAYFERFLSVFALLVDPRIVDLQSGIDYGAESVIYFQRISVIVSDLCLLYGVYRLTRKLEPMKRNLICALVIWSPGLLIVDHIHFQYNGFLLGWLLLSISFLQEGRDLLGGFLFAVLLCFKHLFAVAAPVYFVYLLRHYCWSGLVTGFRRLVTIGAVVVAVFVAAYGPFIYHGQIQQVISRMFPFGRGLCHAYWAPNFWVFYIILDKGLAFLLRKLGFDIQIPSASFTGGLVGNSSPFAVLPQITPLTTFAMVLLAISPCLVKAWKKPQPGLVARWIAYAYTCGFLFGWHVHEKASLHFIIPLAIVAVQSVEDAKHYFLVSIVSCYSLFPLLYEPQEYPIKVLLLLLHSMVMWLGFTAQYADNKAQKKERGEIKSKFKIGCIEKSYLMGLFIVEMVSQLLHPYFLGDKYPFVPLMLISTYCTVGIMYSWIWQLRRILT, encoded by the exons ATGGAACACCGGGAGAACAAGGACCGGCGACTTCTGCTATGGTTCTTCGCCGTGGCCACCGCCGTGAAACTACTTCTCATCCCGTCTTACAGAAGCACGGATTTCGAGGTACACCGTAACTGGCTAGCTATCACACACTCTCTTCCTCTTACCGAATGGTACTTCGACGAGACTAGCCAATGGACACTCGATTACCCTCCGTTCTTCGCTTACTTCGAACGCTTCCTCTCTGTTTTCGCGCTTCTCGTCGATCCCAGGATCGTGGATCTTCAATCGGGAATCGATTACGGTGCCGAATCTGTGATTTACTTCCAACGAATCAGCGTAATCGTCTCGGATCTATGTCTTCTCTACGGTGTTTACAGATTGACTCGGAAATTGGAGCCGATGAAGCGGAACCTGATCTGCGCATTGGTGATTTGGTCTCCGGGGCTATTGATCGTAGATCATATTCATTTTCAGTATAATGGATTCTTATTGGGTTGGTTGTTGCTTTCGATTTCGTTTTTGCAAGAAGGGAGAGATCTGTTGGGTGGGTTCTTATTCGCTGTTCTTTTATGCTTTAAGCATTTGTTCGCCGTCGCTGCTCCGGTTTACTTTGTTTATCTCCTTAGGCATTATTGCTGGTCCGGTTTAGTTACTGGTTTCCGACGGCTTGTAACTATTGGTGCGGTGGTTGTGGCGGTTTTTGTCGCCGCTTATGGACCTTTTATTTACCATGGACAG ATACAGCAAGTCATTAGTCGGATGTTTCCTTTCGGGAGAGGATTGTGCCATGCATACTGGGCACctaatttttgggttttctataTAATACTCGACAAAGGCCTTGCCTTTTTGCTACGGAAGCTCGGGTTCGATATTCAGATTCCTTCTGCTTCTTTCACCGGTGGTTTAGTTGGGAATTCTTCACCTTTTGCAGTTCTCCCGCAG ATCACGCCATTGACAACATTTGCAATGGTATTACTTGCGATATCTCCATGTCTCGTCAAAGCCTGGAAAAAACCACAGCCGGGTCTTGTTGCTAGATGGATAGCTTATGCATACACATGTGGTTTTCTGTTTGGATGGCACGTCCATGAGAAAGCATCACTTCACTTCATCATCCCACTTGCAATTGTTGCTGTGCAGAGTGTGGAAGATGCTAAACACTACTTTCTGGTTTCGATAG TTTCTTGCTATTCCCTCTTTCCACTCTTATATGAGCCACAGGAATACCCGATCAAGGTTCTGCTGTTGTTATTGCATTCCATGGTAATGTGGCTCGGCTTTACAGCTCAATACGCAGACAATAAGGCTCAGAAGAAGGAGCGTGGTGAAATAAAGAGCAAGTTTAAGATTGGATGTATTGAAAAGAGCTATCTAATGGGTTTGTTTATAGTAGAGATGGTGTCTCAATTATTACATCCGTATTTTCTAGGTGACAAATACCCATTTGTTCCTTTAATGTTGATCTCAACATACTGTACCGTTGGTATTATGTACTCTTGGATTTGGCAGCTCCGAAGGATCCTGACATAG